The following are encoded together in the Blautia obeum ATCC 29174 genome:
- a CDS encoding major tail protein, with the protein MAGEKEKIVRSRTVSFRDIHIAKVTTNTETEYTAETPSKLARAITGKISDEFETEKIYSDDSVEDVNMSYKGTSVELEVNSLAPQDKSQVFGHLYEKGFLIKTKDDKAPELALGWRAKKLNGKYEFKWLYCGRFGQGFEDNYETEGETKTTQTATLKGDFYARQMDGRYECSVDESNLLAEHTEAAAAIKDWFSKVQEKPDAA; encoded by the coding sequence ATGGCAGGAGAAAAAGAAAAGATCGTGCGAAGCAGGACTGTATCGTTCAGAGATATTCATATCGCAAAAGTTACAACGAATACAGAAACAGAATACACGGCAGAAACACCGTCAAAGCTGGCACGCGCGATCACGGGAAAGATCAGCGATGAATTTGAAACTGAAAAAATTTACAGTGATGATTCGGTTGAAGATGTAAACATGTCATATAAAGGGACAAGCGTGGAACTGGAAGTGAACAGTTTGGCACCGCAGGATAAGTCGCAGGTGTTCGGGCATCTGTATGAAAAAGGCTTCCTGATTAAGACGAAGGATGACAAAGCACCGGAACTTGCGCTTGGATGGCGTGCGAAGAAGCTGAATGGCAAGTATGAATTCAAATGGCTGTACTGTGGAAGATTCGGTCAGGGATTTGAAGATAATTACGAAACAGAAGGGGAAACAAAAACAACGCAGACAGCAACATTGAAGGGCGATTTTTATGCCCGTCAGATGGATGGAAGATATGAATGCAGCGTTGATGAAAGCAATCTTCTTGCGGAACATACAGAAGCAGCGGCAGCGATCAAAGACTGGTTTTCAAAAGTTCAGGAAAAACCGGATGCAGCATAA
- a CDS encoding phage major capsid protein: MSKAARALLKKINDKKNAIRGLQGQGKTQEMKDQMAELREMQEEFDMLMEMEEDDDDGIKDSLHNGKVKEIEDGQKSKKYSKAQVCKAFVNRIVCGLRKRAMPEEDQEIMDSFKNMMKEGVDEDGGFTVPEDVSTDIIELRRTENDLEQYVNVEKVATMSGSRVIEVDADSTPWGDVDEGGEFGEEETPNLKQIKYAIKKKGGILKTTRELLQDTATNILAYLNKWIAKKSRATRNAAILNVINTITKGKEVAVATFDDFKDVFNVKLDPAIAVSSIVLTNQDGFNYMDKLKDKDGKYIMQPDPADATKTLLFGKYPVKVVSNKTLKSTNVLKGGTGSDKNDVTGYKYPVYMGDLKEAVTLFDREKMTIELSTEAGDLWAKDLTGIKVRDRFDVQPVDETAVVKGEISVAVAG; this comes from the coding sequence ATGAGCAAAGCAGCAAGGGCATTGCTGAAGAAGATCAATGACAAGAAAAATGCGATCAGAGGTCTTCAGGGGCAGGGAAAAACACAGGAAATGAAGGATCAGATGGCGGAACTTCGTGAGATGCAGGAAGAATTCGACATGCTGATGGAAATGGAAGAAGACGATGACGATGGTATCAAGGATTCTTTGCACAATGGGAAGGTGAAGGAAATTGAAGATGGTCAGAAGTCTAAAAAGTACAGCAAAGCGCAGGTGTGCAAAGCGTTTGTAAACAGGATCGTATGTGGTCTTCGTAAACGTGCTATGCCGGAAGAAGATCAGGAGATCATGGACAGCTTCAAAAACATGATGAAGGAAGGCGTAGACGAGGATGGAGGTTTTACGGTTCCGGAGGATGTAAGCACAGACATCATTGAACTGCGCCGTACAGAAAACGATCTGGAACAGTACGTCAATGTCGAAAAGGTAGCGACAATGAGTGGATCCCGTGTGATCGAAGTTGATGCAGACAGTACACCTTGGGGCGACGTGGATGAAGGTGGAGAATTCGGAGAGGAAGAAACACCGAACCTGAAACAGATCAAGTATGCAATCAAGAAAAAGGGCGGAATTCTGAAGACAACACGCGAACTGCTTCAGGACACTGCTACGAATATCCTTGCATATCTGAATAAGTGGATCGCAAAGAAGTCAAGAGCGACAAGAAATGCTGCAATTCTGAATGTGATTAACACAATCACAAAAGGAAAAGAAGTTGCGGTTGCGACTTTTGATGATTTCAAAGATGTATTCAACGTGAAGCTGGATCCGGCGATTGCAGTAAGTTCTATTGTATTGACGAATCAGGATGGCTTTAACTACATGGACAAGCTGAAGGATAAGGATGGCAAGTACATCATGCAGCCGGATCCGGCAGATGCAACAAAGACACTTCTTTTTGGCAAGTATCCGGTAAAGGTTGTGAGCAATAAGACACTGAAAAGCACAAATGTATTAAAAGGCGGAACAGGATCTGACAAAAACGATGTGACTGGCTACAAATATCCGGTATACATGGGAGATCTGAAGGAAGCTGTTACCTTGTTTGACCGTGAGAAAATGACGATCGAACTTTCTACTGAAGCGGGAGATCTGTGGGCGAAGGATCTGACGGGAATCAAGGTTCGTGACAGATTTGACGTTCAGCCTGTCGATGAAACTGCGGTTGTTAAAGGAGAAATCAGCGTTGCTGTGGCTGGCTAA
- the gpG gene encoding phage tail assembly chaperone G gives MAAAKTKKRSIIIGNKEYTMPQKMSTMAYLRYLEVRDSIMDTEAKQALYTRQQFMDMMDVIVEMYGNQFTTDDMLDAETGMTPDSIVMEFALMDVSVGEKVDKRTEDFAKNFTNGK, from the coding sequence ATGGCAGCAGCTAAAACAAAGAAAAGATCAATTATCATCGGCAACAAAGAATATACGATGCCGCAGAAGATGTCCACGATGGCATATTTGCGCTATCTGGAAGTGCGCGACAGCATTATGGACACAGAAGCGAAACAGGCGTTGTACACAAGACAGCAGTTCATGGATATGATGGACGTTATTGTTGAAATGTACGGAAACCAGTTCACAACAGATGACATGCTGGATGCTGAAACCGGAATGACACCGGATTCGATCGTGATGGAATTTGCATTGATGGATGTATCAGTGGGTGAAAAGGTTGATAAAAGAACGGAAGACTTCGCGAAAAATTTTACAAATGGCAAGTGA
- a CDS encoding phage head closure protein: MATARIKFYKRNKSLENGRQQEKEPTLFYEAWCEIRNLYGQELYEALDVRLENAIVFEVRYCRRIKEIKVHAKDFLIEFEGDRYDIYATDFKQNDRQYVQLKANRHD, from the coding sequence ATGGCAACAGCAAGGATCAAATTTTATAAGCGAAACAAAAGTCTGGAAAACGGACGGCAGCAGGAAAAAGAACCGACACTGTTTTATGAAGCATGGTGTGAGATCAGAAACCTTTACGGGCAGGAATTGTACGAAGCACTGGATGTCAGGCTGGAAAATGCAATCGTATTTGAAGTGAGATATTGCAGACGTATAAAAGAGATTAAAGTACATGCAAAAGATTTCTTGATCGAATTTGAAGGCGACAGATATGACATTTATGCAACGGATTTCAAACAAAATGACAGGCAGTATGTGCAACTGAAAGCCAACAGACACGACTGA
- a CDS encoding head-tail connector protein, whose product MSLKELKQYLRVDYTDDDSMIELMHDAVIDEMKELIPSFDPEKPTNRQKILICSYVKELYDHRDRMYNNGKITSDSTERIRYAIQSMMLKETLRG is encoded by the coding sequence ATGAGCCTAAAGGAATTGAAACAGTATCTGCGCGTCGATTATACAGACGATGACAGCATGATCGAACTAATGCATGATGCTGTCATCGACGAAATGAAGGAACTGATTCCGTCATTCGATCCGGAAAAGCCAACAAATAGGCAGAAAATACTGATCTGTTCGTATGTGAAGGAATTATACGATCACAGGGATCGAATGTACAACAACGGGAAAATCACATCTGATTCAACGGAACGCATCAGGTACGCGATTCAGTCAATGATGCTGAAAGAAACGTTAAGGGGATAG
- a CDS encoding head maturation protease, ClpP-related, translating to MKNKFNFSRRNPKTKKIENTGFMEFRNVSNNAADLYIYGDIVSSTWEAWCDEDTCPQDISDFMNQIEPGAELTVYINSGGGDVFAGIAIHSILSRHTGHKTGIVDGMAASIASVILMACDSIVMSSGAQIMIHKPLSWAYGNADDFQRLISELDKCQKSITDIYMGRVKEGVTEEQVTDLINAETWMTAEEAKEIFDVQIEERPAVAACVGWMMENFKKAPEGIKTQSADDVTAKITAEEEAIIEEMELFGI from the coding sequence ATGAAGAATAAATTCAATTTTTCACGGAGAAATCCAAAAACAAAGAAGATTGAAAATACTGGATTTATGGAATTCAGAAATGTATCGAATAATGCAGCAGACCTGTATATATACGGTGACATTGTTTCTTCAACATGGGAAGCATGGTGCGATGAAGATACATGCCCGCAGGATATATCGGATTTTATGAATCAGATTGAACCGGGGGCTGAACTGACGGTGTACATCAACAGTGGCGGTGGTGACGTATTTGCCGGGATAGCGATTCACAGCATTTTATCACGGCATACCGGACATAAAACAGGCATCGTGGACGGAATGGCTGCGTCGATCGCATCCGTGATCCTGATGGCTTGTGATTCGATTGTAATGTCATCGGGAGCGCAGATCATGATTCACAAACCGCTGTCATGGGCATATGGAAATGCGGATGATTTTCAGCGGCTGATCAGTGAACTGGATAAATGTCAGAAAAGCATCACGGACATATATATGGGACGAGTGAAAGAAGGCGTGACAGAAGAACAAGTCACAGATCTGATCAATGCCGAAACATGGATGACGGCAGAGGAAGCAAAGGAAATCTTCGATGTGCAGATCGAAGAACGTCCAGCGGTCGCCGCCTGTGTTGGCTGGATGATGGAGAATTTCAAAAAAGCACCAGAAGGCATTAAAACACAAAGCGCAGATGATGTGACGGCGAAGATTACAGCCGAAGAAGAAGCAATCATCGAAGAAATGGAACTTTTCGGAATCTAA
- a CDS encoding phage terminase small subunit P27 family: MAGQRQPIALVQAKGKKHLTKAEIAEREQTEVKAPSDRVTPPSYLTATQKKAFRKTVKELRAIDLISNLDVEALARLVIAQEKYREVTETIAKQPLMVTVAYDTGKKDAEGYPIMAEHEVVNSQVERLAIIQDRYFKQCRQGAADFGLTVSSRCRLIIPKAPEAPKTNKFKDKFA; this comes from the coding sequence ATGGCAGGACAACGACAGCCGATCGCGCTGGTACAAGCAAAAGGGAAGAAACATCTGACAAAGGCAGAGATCGCAGAAAGAGAACAGACGGAAGTGAAAGCACCGTCGGACAGAGTGACGCCGCCGTCATACCTGACAGCTACGCAGAAAAAGGCATTCAGAAAAACGGTGAAAGAACTGCGGGCGATCGACCTGATTTCAAACTTGGACGTGGAAGCACTGGCGCGGTTAGTGATCGCACAGGAGAAATACAGAGAAGTGACAGAAACGATCGCAAAGCAGCCACTGATGGTAACTGTGGCATACGACACAGGGAAAAAAGATGCAGAAGGCTATCCGATCATGGCAGAACATGAGGTTGTGAACAGTCAGGTGGAACGTCTGGCGATCATTCAGGACAGGTATTTCAAACAGTGCCGACAGGGTGCAGCAGATTTTGGACTGACAGTATCGTCAAGATGCCGCCTGATTATTCCAAAAGCACCGGAAGCACCGAAGACAAACAAATTTAAAGACAAGTTTGCGTGA
- a CDS encoding terminase large subunit: MRDDAMQDRTTQYAADVLAGKIIAGDLVKLACKRHLDDIEKSKAAPYKYYFDVEQAERIIEFAETLTIAEGEEEEQVECYAFQCFILGNLNGWRTKTGGHRRFRTSYVQLGRQNGKSFLNGILAAYYGNFEKYKYGQIYCTATKKDQSLIVFNEIVKFIRSDHDLDECFNIHEHNSTIDCLLTHSKIKALSGDTKSIDGFRPYLGIVDEYHAHKNDQMYKLLEGGIKKMKSALISVITTAGFDLKSPCYALYEYCVKVLKGIAHNDSQFIYIAQMDETDDMWTPKNWIKANPILQYDLEALENMIPIAETAKEMGGSSLRDFIVKQLNMWIQWTNDVYLKDMELWQNGATKKTLEDFRGQKCYVGLDLSAGGDLTSLAIVFPFLKDDVRKYFVHAHSFIPKRRVEEHIKTDRTEYDLWIRDGLVTVTETMGGVKTDYRYILTYLEKIITDYELDVQFILYDPHNASAFLTDLEALGFDSVAVTQSAKALNDATVDFRLEIESGNVEHDGNAMIKWSIANAKTTSNSFGEIKIDKEYQTERIDVIDAIIDAWTAAMKGEVKQNTAESVEEWLKLYEASKKKQARG; the protein is encoded by the coding sequence TTGCGTGATGATGCGATGCAGGACAGAACGACACAGTACGCTGCGGATGTCCTTGCGGGAAAAATAATTGCCGGGGATCTGGTAAAACTTGCCTGCAAGCGTCATCTGGACGACATCGAAAAGTCAAAGGCTGCGCCATATAAATACTATTTTGATGTGGAGCAGGCGGAAAGAATCATTGAATTCGCTGAAACATTGACCATCGCAGAAGGCGAAGAGGAAGAACAGGTCGAATGTTACGCATTCCAGTGTTTTATTCTCGGAAATCTGAACGGATGGCGGACAAAAACAGGCGGACACAGAAGATTCCGAACATCATATGTGCAACTTGGAAGACAGAACGGTAAATCTTTTCTGAATGGAATTCTGGCTGCATATTACGGAAATTTTGAGAAGTACAAATACGGTCAGATATACTGCACAGCAACGAAAAAAGATCAGTCGCTGATCGTATTCAATGAAATTGTGAAGTTTATCCGGTCGGATCATGATCTGGATGAGTGTTTCAACATACACGAACACAACAGCACAATAGATTGTTTACTGACACATAGCAAAATAAAGGCGCTTTCAGGAGATACGAAGTCAATCGACGGATTCCGCCCGTATCTTGGAATTGTCGATGAATACCATGCACACAAAAACGACCAGATGTACAAACTTCTGGAAGGCGGAATCAAGAAGATGAAATCTGCGCTGATCAGTGTGATCACGACAGCAGGGTTCGATCTGAAGTCACCATGTTATGCATTGTATGAATATTGCGTGAAGGTGCTGAAAGGCATTGCACACAATGATTCACAGTTCATATACATCGCACAAATGGATGAAACAGACGACATGTGGACGCCGAAGAACTGGATCAAGGCGAATCCGATCCTGCAATATGATCTGGAAGCACTTGAAAACATGATTCCGATTGCTGAAACAGCGAAAGAAATGGGCGGATCCAGTTTGCGCGATTTCATTGTGAAACAGCTGAACATGTGGATTCAATGGACGAATGATGTCTATCTGAAAGACATGGAATTGTGGCAAAATGGCGCGACAAAGAAGACACTAGAGGATTTTCGGGGACAGAAGTGCTATGTGGGGCTGGATCTTTCTGCTGGTGGAGATTTGACATCACTGGCGATCGTATTTCCATTCTTGAAAGATGATGTCAGAAAATATTTTGTTCATGCACACAGTTTCATACCGAAAAGAAGGGTTGAAGAACATATCAAAACAGACCGGACGGAATATGACTTATGGATCCGCGACGGACTTGTGACGGTAACAGAAACGATGGGCGGGGTAAAAACTGACTATCGGTATATTTTAACCTACTTGGAAAAAATCATCACCGATTATGAACTGGATGTGCAATTTATTCTTTACGATCCGCATAATGCGTCAGCTTTCTTGACGGATCTGGAAGCGTTGGGATTCGACAGCGTGGCTGTAACACAGTCAGCAAAAGCACTGAATGATGCAACGGTTGACTTCAGACTTGAAATTGAATCAGGAAATGTGGAACACGATGGAAACGCGATGATCAAATGGTCGATCGCGAATGCAAAGACAACTTCCAACAGTTTCGGAGAAATCAAGATCGACAAAGAGTATCAGACAGAACGAATCGACGTGATAGATGCGATCATTGACGCATGGACAGCTGCAATGAAAGGCGAAGTGAAACAGAATACAGCAGAATCGGTCGAAGAATGGCTGAAACTATATGAAGCAAGTAAGAAAAAACAGGCGAGGGGGTGA
- a CDS encoding phage portal protein yields MNFTVETSPAMKEESFLEWLGVKRKNKDVMAEVTYFTCLKMMSETLAKIPWKYYQKTEKGIIEPELSDVAKLLKNRPNPFMTPTAFWNAVEMNRNHFGNAYVYVRSKFKRKKYGGEYKVMDLWIMPSNCVQIVVDDEGYFGGRGKIWYVYNDKYSGQQYVFGTDEVLHFKTSHSLDGITGLPVQAILKTTVEGAAASQDYLNSLYESGLTGKATLEYTGDLNKDLKEKLVQAFEEFGSGAKNAGKIIPVPLGMKLTPLDIKLSDSQFIELKKYSALQIAAAFGIKPNQINDYTKSSYSNSEMQQLSFLTDTMLFVLKQYEEEVNYKLLTDEEAFSEGKYYKLNEKVLLRTDSKTQMEIFATGVQNGIQKVNECRRKLDLMDAEGGDQLIVNGNYIPITEVGKQYEKAGNAQQQSVLPIQPETDQKTQKDLEEGDQADTTGTEPDEKESQEGGKNDEE; encoded by the coding sequence ATGAACTTCACCGTGGAAACATCACCAGCGATGAAGGAAGAATCATTTCTTGAATGGCTTGGTGTGAAAAGAAAAAACAAGGATGTGATGGCGGAAGTAACGTACTTCACATGTTTGAAAATGATGTCTGAAACGCTGGCAAAAATACCGTGGAAATATTATCAAAAAACTGAAAAAGGGATCATTGAACCAGAACTGTCGGATGTTGCGAAACTGCTGAAAAACAGACCGAATCCGTTTATGACGCCCACAGCTTTCTGGAATGCCGTGGAAATGAACCGAAATCACTTCGGAAATGCGTATGTATATGTCAGGTCGAAGTTCAAAAGAAAAAAATACGGCGGAGAATACAAAGTCATGGACTTGTGGATTATGCCGTCGAACTGCGTGCAGATTGTAGTGGATGATGAAGGATACTTCGGAGGAAGAGGAAAGATCTGGTATGTCTACAACGATAAATACAGCGGGCAGCAATATGTGTTCGGGACAGATGAAGTTCTGCATTTCAAGACATCACACAGCTTGGATGGTATTACGGGGCTTCCTGTGCAGGCGATATTGAAGACGACTGTGGAGGGCGCAGCGGCATCACAGGACTATCTGAACAGCTTATATGAAAGCGGACTGACTGGGAAAGCAACACTGGAATACACAGGAGATCTGAACAAAGATTTAAAAGAAAAACTGGTGCAGGCATTTGAAGAATTCGGATCAGGCGCAAAAAATGCAGGAAAAATCATTCCGGTTCCGCTTGGGATGAAGCTGACGCCACTGGATATTAAACTTTCGGACAGTCAGTTCATCGAACTAAAGAAATATTCAGCACTTCAGATCGCAGCTGCATTCGGAATCAAGCCGAATCAGATCAATGATTACACAAAATCTTCGTACAGCAACAGCGAAATGCAGCAGTTGTCATTCCTAACAGACACGATGCTTTTTGTATTAAAGCAGTACGAAGAAGAGGTCAATTATAAGTTATTGACAGATGAAGAAGCCTTCAGCGAAGGAAAATATTACAAACTGAATGAAAAAGTTCTGCTAAGAACTGACAGCAAGACACAGATGGAGATTTTCGCAACAGGTGTCCAGAATGGAATTCAAAAAGTGAATGAATGCCGACGAAAACTGGATCTGATGGATGCAGAAGGCGGTGATCAGCTGATCGTGAACGGAAATTATATTCCGATCACAGAAGTTGGAAAGCAGTACGAAAAAGCGGGAAATGCACAGCAGCAAAGCGTGCTTCCTATACAGCCGGAAACGGATCAGAAAACGCAGAAGGATCTGGAAGAAGGAGATCAGGCAGACACGACCGGAACAGAACCTGATGAAAAAGAATCGCAGGAAGGAGGGAAAAACGATGAAGAATAA
- a CDS encoding HK97-gp10 family putative phage morphogenesis protein: MEISFRFEGFEEVQRGVEALSSSAEIGAINKKIFQRSADITEPKMKAHMARSADNSKSGRNGYRPPGHARDNIPKKVTTKKGEVGWELNGDAQNWFYMKFVEWGTSKMPPRDFLNNTKSECESEYHMIADQEYQKALNEKLGG; encoded by the coding sequence ATGGAAATATCGTTCCGATTTGAAGGATTTGAGGAAGTACAGCGTGGTGTGGAAGCCCTGTCGTCAAGTGCTGAAATCGGAGCGATCAATAAAAAAATATTTCAGAGATCCGCCGATATTACAGAACCGAAGATGAAGGCACACATGGCAAGATCTGCTGACAATTCGAAGTCAGGACGGAATGGATACAGACCGCCGGGACATGCGCGGGACAACATTCCTAAGAAGGTAACGACCAAAAAAGGCGAAGTCGGATGGGAATTGAATGGCGACGCGCAAAACTGGTTTTACATGAAGTTTGTGGAGTGGGGGACATCGAAAATGCCGCCGCGGGACTTCCTGAACAATACGAAATCGGAGTGTGAAAGTGAATATCACATGATAGCTGATCAAGAGTACCAGAAAGCATTAAACGAAAAACTGGGAGGATAA